One genomic segment of Stegostoma tigrinum isolate sSteTig4 chromosome 21, sSteTig4.hap1, whole genome shotgun sequence includes these proteins:
- the LOC132210807 gene encoding neuropeptides capa receptor-like isoform X1, whose protein sequence is MYWNLAMMDWNNTTLDLNRRTNDWNVTTTGWNGLTIAQDVRTIYGNANIVTIVILSQEKCGFSRCVSQYLVAMAIADLLVIIFDLILRHIPFVYLEDHHFLEGIPVCNTHAVLIYAATDCSVWFTVTFTFDRFVAICCPNLRSKYCKLKTAAVVLATVTGLSCLKNIFWYFMFTHQYYHRSRPWFCRVTSNVKFSPVWGAIEFCHYVLTPGVAFILILLLNVLTVRHIAVTSRSRRRLVQQSNRKGTKDLEMKSRKNSIILLFLISGNFILLWSVSMVYSINWRMIFLGYESVSLPLFVMELGYMLQMLSCCTNTVIYVITHPKFRQHLKNIMYYPFTPIVKCITY, encoded by the exons atgtattggaatctggcaatgatggattggaacaatacaacactggatTTGAATCGAAGAACAAACGATTGGAATGTTACAACGACAGGTTGGAATGGCTTGACAATTGCTCAAGATGTGAGAACAATCTATGGGAATG ccaacatagtaacaattgtgatcctgtcccagGAAAAGTGTGGTTTCTCCCGATGTGTCTCTCAGTACCTGGTAGCCATGGCAATAGCAGATCTCCTGGTCATTATATTTGACCTCATATTGCGACACATCCCATTTGTCTATTTGGAGGATCATCATTTCTTAGAaggtatccctgtgtgtaataccCACGCTGTTTTgatttatgcagccactgactgttctgtctggttcaccgtcactttcacttttgatcgatttgtagccatttgttgcccaaatctgagaagtaaatattgcaaactgaaaacagcagccgtggttctggcaacagtgactggattgagctgtttgaaaaacattttctggtattttatgtttactCATCagtattatcacaggagcagaCCCTGGTTTTGTCGAGTGACAAGCAATGTGAAGTTTTCTCCAGTCTGGGGagcaattgagttctgtcattacgtactaacaccaggagttgcctttattctcattctgcttctcaatgttttaacggttagacacattgcagtgaccagcagatcccgcaGGAGACTCGTTCAGCAGAGCAACAGAAAAGGCACCAAAGATCTAGAGATGAAGAGTcgaaagaattccatcattttattgtttcttatctcagggaatttcattctattatggtcagtatcaatggtgtattccataaATTGGAGAATGATATTTTTGGGATATGAGTCTGTTTCTCTGCCACTGTTTGTAATGGAACTGGGCTACATGCTTcagatgctgagttgctgcacaaacactgtcatttatgtcatcacacatccTAAGTTCAGACAGCATTTGAAGAATATCATGTACTATCCCTTTActccaattgtgaaatgtattacatattga
- the LOC132210807 gene encoding neuropeptides capa receptor-like isoform X3, with product MYWNLAMMDWNNTTLDLNRRTNDWNVTTTANIVTIVILSQEKCGFSRCVSQYLVAMAIADLLVIIFDLILRHIPFVYLEDHHFLEGIPVCNTHAVLIYAATDCSVWFTVTFTFDRFVAICCPNLRSKYCKLKTAAVVLATVTGLSCLKNIFWYFMFTHQYYHRSRPWFCRVTSNVKFSPVWGAIEFCHYVLTPGVAFILILLLNVLTVRHIAVTSRSRRRLVQQSNRKGTKDLEMKSRKNSIILLFLISGNFILLWSVSMVYSINWRMIFLGYESVSLPLFVMELGYMLQMLSCCTNTVIYVITHPKFRQHLKNIMYYPFTPIVKCITY from the exons atgtattggaatctggcaatgatggattggaacaatacaacactggatTTGAATCGAAGAACAAACGATTGGAATGTTACAACGACAG ccaacatagtaacaattgtgatcctgtcccagGAAAAGTGTGGTTTCTCCCGATGTGTCTCTCAGTACCTGGTAGCCATGGCAATAGCAGATCTCCTGGTCATTATATTTGACCTCATATTGCGACACATCCCATTTGTCTATTTGGAGGATCATCATTTCTTAGAaggtatccctgtgtgtaataccCACGCTGTTTTgatttatgcagccactgactgttctgtctggttcaccgtcactttcacttttgatcgatttgtagccatttgttgcccaaatctgagaagtaaatattgcaaactgaaaacagcagccgtggttctggcaacagtgactggattgagctgtttgaaaaacattttctggtattttatgtttactCATCagtattatcacaggagcagaCCCTGGTTTTGTCGAGTGACAAGCAATGTGAAGTTTTCTCCAGTCTGGGGagcaattgagttctgtcattacgtactaacaccaggagttgcctttattctcattctgcttctcaatgttttaacggttagacacattgcagtgaccagcagatcccgcaGGAGACTCGTTCAGCAGAGCAACAGAAAAGGCACCAAAGATCTAGAGATGAAGAGTcgaaagaattccatcattttattgtttcttatctcagggaatttcattctattatggtcagtatcaatggtgtattccataaATTGGAGAATGATATTTTTGGGATATGAGTCTGTTTCTCTGCCACTGTTTGTAATGGAACTGGGCTACATGCTTcagatgctgagttgctgcacaaacactgtcatttatgtcatcacacatccTAAGTTCAGACAGCATTTGAAGAATATCATGTACTATCCCTTTActccaattgtgaaatgtattacatattga
- the LOC132210807 gene encoding probable G-protein coupled receptor 139 isoform X2, with amino-acid sequence MLNSLSATFYRKSLKTRIRLVLRIMQFIYYPILAIIAVPANIVTIVILSQEKCGFSRCVSQYLVAMAIADLLVIIFDLILRHIPFVYLEDHHFLEGIPVCNTHAVLIYAATDCSVWFTVTFTFDRFVAICCPNLRSKYCKLKTAAVVLATVTGLSCLKNIFWYFMFTHQYYHRSRPWFCRVTSNVKFSPVWGAIEFCHYVLTPGVAFILILLLNVLTVRHIAVTSRSRRRLVQQSNRKGTKDLEMKSRKNSIILLFLISGNFILLWSVSMVYSINWRMIFLGYESVSLPLFVMELGYMLQMLSCCTNTVIYVITHPKFRQHLKNIMYYPFTPIVKCITY; translated from the exons atgttgaattCTCTTTCTGCTACTTTTTATCGGAAGTCACTGAAAACCCGTATTCGATTAGTCCTTCGGATTATGCAATTCATTTATTATCCGATTCTCGCTATCATTGCAGTGCCTG ccaacatagtaacaattgtgatcctgtcccagGAAAAGTGTGGTTTCTCCCGATGTGTCTCTCAGTACCTGGTAGCCATGGCAATAGCAGATCTCCTGGTCATTATATTTGACCTCATATTGCGACACATCCCATTTGTCTATTTGGAGGATCATCATTTCTTAGAaggtatccctgtgtgtaataccCACGCTGTTTTgatttatgcagccactgactgttctgtctggttcaccgtcactttcacttttgatcgatttgtagccatttgttgcccaaatctgagaagtaaatattgcaaactgaaaacagcagccgtggttctggcaacagtgactggattgagctgtttgaaaaacattttctggtattttatgtttactCATCagtattatcacaggagcagaCCCTGGTTTTGTCGAGTGACAAGCAATGTGAAGTTTTCTCCAGTCTGGGGagcaattgagttctgtcattacgtactaacaccaggagttgcctttattctcattctgcttctcaatgttttaacggttagacacattgcagtgaccagcagatcccgcaGGAGACTCGTTCAGCAGAGCAACAGAAAAGGCACCAAAGATCTAGAGATGAAGAGTcgaaagaattccatcattttattgtttcttatctcagggaatttcattctattatggtcagtatcaatggtgtattccataaATTGGAGAATGATATTTTTGGGATATGAGTCTGTTTCTCTGCCACTGTTTGTAATGGAACTGGGCTACATGCTTcagatgctgagttgctgcacaaacactgtcatttatgtcatcacacatccTAAGTTCAGACAGCATTTGAAGAATATCATGTACTATCCCTTTActccaattgtgaaatgtattacatattga